From a single Labrenzia sp. PHM005 genomic region:
- a CDS encoding glycosyltransferase family 4 protein → MQAASLRQKARRAGVQHLHAHFGTNAAAIAMLSHSLGGPNYSFTAHGPNEFENPPKQSFALKIQNAAFVLAISDYCKNLLASFTQMTEDVQKIHIARCGLELAEYGPQLPVTSTNNTFVCVGRLCPEKGQVHIPAAVSTLIADFPDIKVILVGDGESRADVEAAIKEHAVEQHVIMHGWGSNSEVQDFIKSSRALVLPSYAEGLPIVLMEALALTRPVITTTIAGIPELVDASCGWLIEPGDEEALANAFRSALSEDPKTLQAMGEAGHQRVTAMHDVSKLAKNIGHHITNTLASHD, encoded by the coding sequence ATGCAAGCAGCAAGCCTCCGCCAAAAGGCAAGGCGGGCCGGAGTTCAGCATCTCCATGCACATTTTGGAACCAACGCCGCCGCTATCGCGATGCTGTCGCATTCTCTGGGCGGGCCCAACTACAGTTTCACAGCTCATGGCCCGAATGAGTTTGAAAATCCGCCGAAACAGAGTTTTGCGCTGAAAATCCAAAATGCAGCCTTCGTGTTGGCCATTTCGGATTACTGCAAAAATCTACTCGCCAGTTTCACCCAAATGACTGAGGACGTTCAGAAAATTCATATTGCGCGCTGCGGATTAGAATTGGCCGAGTACGGTCCACAGCTCCCCGTCACCTCCACCAACAACACCTTTGTCTGCGTTGGAAGGCTATGCCCCGAAAAAGGACAGGTCCATATTCCTGCTGCTGTTTCGACACTGATAGCGGACTTTCCCGATATCAAAGTCATCCTGGTTGGCGACGGAGAGAGCCGCGCTGATGTGGAAGCTGCGATCAAAGAACATGCCGTCGAGCAACATGTCATCATGCATGGGTGGGGCTCAAACTCGGAAGTCCAAGACTTCATAAAGTCGTCACGCGCCCTTGTTCTCCCGAGTTATGCAGAAGGTCTTCCGATCGTTTTGATGGAGGCTTTGGCCCTGACCCGCCCAGTCATAACGACAACAATTGCAGGCATTCCAGAACTGGTGGATGCCTCTTGCGGCTGGCTGATTGAGCCGGGCGATGAAGAAGCATTGGCGAACGCATTCCGCTCTGCCCTGTCGGAAGATCCCAAAACACTCCAGGCCATGGGCGAGGCCGGTCATCAGCGCGTCACGGCCATGCACGATGTCAGCAAGCTGGCAAAAAACATTGGACATCACATAACCAATACCCTCGCTTCGCACGACTAA
- a CDS encoding glycoside hydrolase family 9 protein has product MDDVRSAFCMRLWLGIVWSLLVVDAGSAKDLRIWEITIATPDMISVEIRDPNFGRGEIIKLEDPLNEPVGEWIEYGDTWGMVVGPERSNLRLADTPPAELLDRAVIDQADEYQFNGQPAITSVYRKSLPYDSGFYRSSSGRSQTAAAMKHQVFLKLNRSLEPGTHTLSWPGDLFPETTFTYDPSKTRALGIRSTQAGHAAEDHSKKAFLAVWVPGGPNAGAVDFGSYGLDRFSILDDADSVVYSAEIKLKSLPDAEEPWNGLGSPLIDYAALGEPPVPVTGIETSGAASITIPGHDFQTGERIVLQRLSGAEDAAAVFATVGAVSLETIEILDSQLPLPATVAPGATARRAYSASRAGTYVFEMDYSDWLPTQNGNYRIRVDGLGVSDVFQVSSDHWKEIGKTAVGGLYNHRSGIALDGRFGFERPAAFVPGLNVEIAESVLPLSFSSHGKLGLVPFEDAVNSTWRNGKPAGAGYWGGYMDAGDWDRHIVHLRVSRLFLDLLDYLPADRLSTSYGIPKSSELLDPELYTGTADLPDLLHEAIWTIDFFRRLQGPDGTIRGGIESAGHPVLGTASFLETLPVFTYAPDISSSYTYAAIAGSLARHLEIHGKSDLAAVYLDSAFRAWDAAEVGLSDMDTFYADAIAGLVAGAYSNSDGWPEIRSKLEEEAETRRVVAASSLYRTTGEQRFRTAAEEQLRGNWDLYQEKSDAAWDYINSSKTDSGIRKSLESLFKSETALLLEAQETNTYPSMKHPYAPAGWGQGGPPNSGMAQLAMRTHLLTGDNAIIGLVLDTLNGLLGANQTGMSLMTGVGARQILHPLHEDHRAMGVHAPPGITIYGWAPANAFAYGWIFGPSWSPLAEVGLKSQSQNTKVEPSRFAIPYFENLIEFPGVIIQQEYTVHQTIGPVAALAIYLDGQIDAD; this is encoded by the coding sequence ATGGATGATGTGCGCTCTGCTTTCTGTATGAGATTATGGCTGGGGATTGTCTGGTCTTTGCTGGTTGTGGACGCTGGTTCCGCGAAAGACTTACGCATCTGGGAAATCACAATTGCAACGCCCGACATGATCAGTGTCGAGATTAGAGACCCCAACTTCGGCCGCGGAGAGATTATTAAGCTTGAAGATCCGCTCAATGAACCAGTGGGTGAGTGGATTGAATATGGTGACACATGGGGGATGGTTGTTGGCCCTGAGAGGAGTAATCTCAGGCTGGCAGATACGCCTCCGGCTGAGTTGCTTGACAGAGCGGTTATCGATCAGGCTGACGAATATCAATTCAACGGCCAGCCTGCCATCACGTCTGTCTACAGGAAATCGCTGCCCTACGATTCCGGCTTCTATCGGTCATCATCCGGTCGCAGCCAGACGGCAGCGGCGATGAAACACCAGGTGTTTCTGAAGTTAAACCGTTCTTTGGAGCCCGGGACACACACCCTCAGCTGGCCCGGTGACCTATTTCCCGAGACCACCTTTACCTATGACCCATCCAAAACACGCGCACTAGGCATCCGGTCCACACAGGCCGGACACGCCGCCGAGGATCATTCAAAAAAAGCATTTCTCGCAGTGTGGGTTCCAGGAGGTCCAAATGCCGGCGCGGTTGATTTCGGCAGTTACGGCCTGGACCGGTTCTCAATTCTGGATGATGCGGATTCCGTTGTGTATTCCGCCGAAATAAAACTCAAGTCGTTGCCGGACGCGGAAGAACCATGGAATGGACTGGGGTCACCGCTGATCGATTACGCGGCCCTCGGAGAGCCACCGGTGCCCGTAACCGGGATCGAGACATCCGGGGCCGCGTCAATCACTATACCAGGACATGATTTTCAAACTGGCGAGCGTATTGTGCTTCAGAGGCTGTCCGGCGCCGAAGATGCTGCCGCAGTGTTCGCCACAGTCGGTGCTGTTTCTTTAGAGACGATCGAAATTCTCGACAGTCAGTTGCCGCTGCCAGCCACAGTGGCTCCAGGAGCCACCGCACGTCGAGCTTATTCGGCTAGCCGGGCCGGTACCTACGTTTTTGAGATGGATTACAGCGATTGGTTGCCAACTCAGAACGGGAACTACCGAATTCGTGTGGACGGACTCGGCGTGTCCGATGTGTTTCAGGTGTCTTCGGATCATTGGAAAGAGATTGGGAAGACTGCGGTTGGAGGGCTCTACAATCATCGCAGCGGGATCGCGCTGGATGGGCGGTTTGGATTTGAACGACCGGCCGCCTTCGTTCCAGGTCTTAATGTGGAAATCGCCGAAAGCGTCTTGCCCCTGTCGTTCTCAAGCCATGGCAAATTGGGGCTTGTGCCGTTTGAGGATGCGGTCAATAGCACCTGGCGCAATGGAAAACCGGCCGGGGCCGGCTATTGGGGAGGCTACATGGATGCTGGTGATTGGGATCGCCATATCGTGCATCTTCGTGTGTCCCGCCTGTTTCTCGATCTTCTTGATTATCTGCCAGCGGACCGTTTGAGTACGTCCTATGGCATTCCGAAATCCTCAGAGCTTCTGGATCCAGAGCTTTATACCGGCACTGCCGATCTGCCGGATCTCCTCCATGAAGCCATCTGGACAATCGACTTTTTCCGCAGGCTGCAAGGCCCTGACGGAACTATTCGGGGCGGAATTGAAAGCGCTGGGCATCCTGTGCTGGGCACCGCAAGTTTTCTGGAAACGCTTCCTGTTTTTACATATGCACCCGATATCAGTAGCAGCTACACTTATGCCGCAATCGCAGGGAGCCTTGCACGGCATTTAGAAATACACGGCAAATCTGATCTCGCGGCTGTCTATCTGGACAGTGCCTTCAGGGCCTGGGACGCCGCTGAGGTTGGGCTTTCCGACATGGATACCTTCTACGCTGATGCGATTGCAGGTTTGGTTGCTGGAGCCTATTCAAACTCTGACGGCTGGCCGGAAATACGTTCGAAGTTGGAGGAGGAAGCTGAAACGCGACGCGTTGTTGCAGCCAGTTCCCTCTATCGCACAACCGGAGAACAGAGATTTCGAACAGCCGCAGAAGAACAGCTCAGGGGAAATTGGGACTTGTATCAGGAAAAGAGCGATGCCGCCTGGGATTACATCAACAGTTCGAAAACGGACTCAGGCATTCGCAAATCTCTGGAAAGTCTCTTCAAATCAGAAACTGCGCTTCTACTGGAGGCCCAGGAAACGAACACCTATCCCAGTATGAAGCATCCCTACGCTCCTGCGGGCTGGGGACAAGGCGGCCCGCCAAATTCTGGCATGGCGCAGTTGGCTATGCGCACGCACTTGTTGACAGGTGACAACGCCATAATTGGGCTTGTGCTCGATACCCTGAATGGTCTGCTGGGTGCCAACCAGACTGGGATGAGCCTTATGACTGGGGTGGGAGCGCGGCAAATATTGCATCCGCTTCACGAAGACCATCGCGCGATGGGCGTTCACGCTCCACCGGGGATCACAATCTACGGCTGGGCCCCGGCGAACGCTTTTGCTTATGGGTGGATCTTTGGGCCGTCGTGGTCTCCGCTTGCCGAAGTTGGGTTGAAGTCACAGAGTCAAAACACCAAGGTCGAGCCATCGCGGTTTGCAATCCCGTATTTCGAGAATCTGATCGAGTTCCCAGGGGTGATCATTCAACAGGAATACACCGTGCACCAGACGATCGGACCGGTCGCTGCACTGGCCATCTATCTCGATGGGCAAATCGATGCAGATTAG
- a CDS encoding O-antigen ligase: MKIAFVLIVLCCTLPLVLLVKRYEVLSRVFWISFGAAAFFMTIVPLLDIGVINAPDGWVGFVYGIEISVVDYLAVVAFFVLPRHRTSWLFFLPFVIFTAIAAVPVPNAANPMVASFGVWQFAKVSFIAAIVARACAFEEVPYLLLRGMAFGIMAQLVASLWQRFGLGYTQAPGLFLHQNTLGMIAHFVLYPYLFMLLTQSRGTFWNGLVILSVLCCILLTASRGAVGFTVIGIGLTFVIASLTGLTNRIMAAVALAGLVALALAPATYIVFEKRFERSTLREDVYDEREAFNRAADLIRDDFPAGVGFSHYTYTLKRYNYSQLAGVHQNEGNINNIVHDAYRLIGVETGRAGLLSYYVMLAVPLITAFFVGWRRRPTPDGGLLLGFGMALLIVYLHSLFEWIFLIKQVQIVFAIVVGMTFGIASRSYAAEQSIQQVTASINTNGVPTFNAGELSK, from the coding sequence GTGAAGATTGCGTTCGTTCTCATCGTTTTGTGCTGCACACTACCGCTCGTGCTGCTTGTAAAGCGCTATGAAGTCCTTTCGCGCGTTTTCTGGATTTCTTTTGGCGCAGCAGCGTTTTTTATGACCATCGTCCCGCTCCTTGATATCGGTGTGATCAATGCACCCGATGGTTGGGTTGGTTTTGTCTATGGCATCGAAATATCCGTCGTAGATTACCTAGCCGTTGTTGCGTTCTTCGTCCTCCCGCGGCACAGGACCTCTTGGCTGTTTTTCCTTCCATTTGTTATTTTCACTGCCATCGCAGCGGTACCAGTGCCAAACGCCGCAAATCCAATGGTTGCGTCGTTCGGGGTGTGGCAATTTGCGAAGGTGTCCTTTATTGCCGCAATAGTTGCCCGAGCCTGCGCTTTTGAAGAAGTGCCTTACCTGCTCTTGCGCGGCATGGCGTTTGGCATTATGGCCCAATTGGTTGCATCCCTGTGGCAGCGTTTTGGTTTAGGATATACTCAAGCCCCAGGCCTTTTCCTGCATCAAAATACACTTGGGATGATCGCCCACTTCGTGCTTTATCCTTATCTGTTTATGCTCCTTACCCAAAGCCGAGGAACGTTCTGGAATGGCCTAGTAATTCTTTCCGTCTTGTGCTGCATCCTGTTAACTGCTTCTCGCGGGGCAGTTGGTTTTACGGTGATTGGTATTGGCCTCACCTTTGTGATCGCCTCACTGACTGGTCTAACCAACCGTATCATGGCAGCCGTCGCCCTGGCCGGACTCGTGGCTCTGGCACTTGCGCCCGCGACCTATATTGTTTTTGAAAAGAGATTTGAACGCTCTACACTCAGAGAAGATGTTTACGACGAGCGCGAAGCGTTCAACAGGGCCGCAGACTTAATAAGAGACGACTTTCCGGCAGGGGTCGGTTTTAGTCACTACACCTATACACTCAAGCGATACAATTATTCGCAGCTCGCAGGCGTTCACCAAAACGAAGGCAATATTAACAATATCGTTCATGACGCCTACCGGCTGATCGGTGTTGAAACCGGGCGCGCGGGTCTGCTTTCATATTACGTTATGCTCGCAGTGCCTTTAATCACTGCATTTTTTGTTGGATGGCGCCGCCGCCCGACGCCCGATGGTGGGTTGCTTTTAGGCTTTGGCATGGCATTGCTCATTGTATACCTCCACTCCCTATTTGAATGGATTTTCCTGATCAAACAGGTGCAAATCGTATTTGCTATCGTAGTTGGCATGACGTTTGGAATTGCAAGTCGGAGCTATGCTGCTGAGCAATCCATCCAACAAGTGACCGCCAGCATCAACACCAACGGTGTGCCCACGTTCAATGCCGGGGAATTGAGCAAATGA
- a CDS encoding polysaccharide biosynthesis/export family protein yields the protein MRFIPNTNTRRFSTETVGIFLLLVFALPVLSLGGSNPTAANEYSLGIQDRLRIYVAEWPALTDEFEVGASGSVVLPIVGEVNAAGLAPRELAMEIAERLQEQAKLRTLPNVAVDISAYRPFYILGAVTSPGEYAYRPGMLVLNALSIAGGVYRPPSQSEWGLESSAINTLGELRTLRSQAADLEAEKIRYQAQAKGETQFPSFPENAAPNLARALAEQALLFRASLQRFNNEKKSLTTAITLFEGQITLLNQQLEDAKLKLDSFQTELEKIQNLIKEGYGSPRLLPLNREIADGQLEKKRLEIGLLRAKQELETARIELRDHEANYLGDAETQLVRIRSELRANLERVKTQESLVNSASGFTDRQQLDNQISLPQSLKFTIIRTVSGEVQTLNAEETTSVDPGDIVKVARFGDDDLSGAIPQRVSSGSLRLGE from the coding sequence TTGCGGTTTATTCCGAACACAAATACGAGACGATTTTCAACAGAGACAGTCGGCATTTTTCTATTGCTGGTTTTCGCGCTGCCGGTGCTCAGTTTAGGCGGTTCGAACCCGACTGCAGCTAATGAATACAGTCTCGGTATTCAGGACCGTCTGCGTATCTATGTGGCAGAGTGGCCTGCCCTTACCGATGAATTTGAAGTTGGCGCTTCTGGCAGTGTGGTGCTGCCTATTGTGGGCGAGGTAAACGCAGCAGGTCTTGCTCCCAGAGAGCTGGCCATGGAGATCGCTGAACGACTCCAAGAGCAAGCCAAACTTCGAACGCTTCCAAATGTAGCCGTCGACATCTCAGCCTACCGGCCGTTTTACATTCTAGGAGCAGTTACATCGCCCGGAGAATACGCATATCGGCCTGGAATGCTGGTGCTCAATGCATTGAGTATTGCCGGAGGTGTCTATCGTCCGCCTAGCCAGTCGGAATGGGGCCTTGAAAGCTCCGCTATCAACACCTTGGGTGAACTCAGAACACTTAGAAGCCAAGCCGCCGATCTGGAAGCGGAAAAAATCCGTTATCAAGCTCAAGCAAAAGGGGAAACACAGTTTCCGTCGTTTCCAGAGAATGCCGCCCCAAATCTTGCTCGGGCGCTCGCGGAGCAAGCTCTGCTGTTTAGAGCTTCGCTTCAACGGTTTAATAATGAGAAGAAATCACTGACAACGGCGATTACGTTATTTGAGGGTCAAATCACTCTGCTAAACCAGCAGTTAGAAGACGCCAAACTCAAACTGGATTCATTCCAAACGGAGTTGGAGAAGATTCAGAACTTGATCAAAGAGGGCTACGGTTCGCCTCGTCTGCTACCGCTCAACCGCGAAATCGCTGATGGACAGTTGGAGAAAAAGCGGCTTGAGATTGGACTCTTGCGCGCAAAACAGGAGCTTGAGACGGCGCGTATTGAGCTTCGAGATCATGAAGCGAACTACCTCGGCGACGCGGAAACGCAACTTGTGAGGATAAGGTCTGAGTTGCGGGCCAATCTAGAACGAGTCAAGACGCAGGAGAGCCTTGTCAATTCCGCAAGCGGTTTCACAGACCGGCAGCAGCTCGATAATCAGATTAGCCTGCCACAGAGTCTTAAGTTTACGATCATTCGTACGGTCAGCGGTGAGGTTCAAACGCTGAACGCCGAGGAAACGACAAGTGTTGACCCCGGCGATATCGTGAAGGTCGCACGCTTTGGAGACGACGACTTGTCCGGAGCAATTCCTCAGAGAGTTTCATCCGGCAGTCTTCGACTTGGAGAATAA
- a CDS encoding Wzz/FepE/Etk N-terminal domain-containing protein, whose protein sequence is MDVPSLPKTAARSLPVSNGSTYDWQWMARALIERSWVVILIPAIFCVLAVAYVLVRPATFQASATLDVVNLRLLPGGGSGVFLPEVQALPTFLDTQQQIIGSTSIITAAIDALEGTPSENEFDGAKTVSAIKELEAFRRGLIVSRIGQSNLINIGFRSDDPQTSANTVNAVVDAYLAKLEQDRLETAEAASGWLQEQLRSVGPRATVVSAAYPPIHKSNTRGLHIIAVAGIIGGFIGLFSALMLSFFDKRIRNPEQLAGIIGQPCLGVDKSNPQTKKKTGALAADNAPPAFHAKGEFDNSALFNVASLIQSSASETGNRMRYVGITSLQKENSSTVVSEQLARLISAPDHKVLLVDADPYGSGTSSENSISESGRGLIDMLVGNGSLSEENVKKETDTGLSILSVGTVKNPQQAGQQIWSDRLRELKPSFRQYDLVIFNLPPLFASADVGAASKYLDSIVFVAEWAKTSQSDLATALDLNPAIHKKIIGSVLINAKENPLIFLFSPVANFLRKQRVFLSGAAK, encoded by the coding sequence TTGGACGTTCCTTCTCTTCCAAAAACAGCTGCAAGATCGCTGCCCGTATCAAACGGCTCTACTTATGACTGGCAGTGGATGGCACGCGCTCTGATCGAGCGTTCGTGGGTGGTCATTCTCATACCGGCGATTTTTTGTGTATTGGCAGTCGCTTATGTGCTTGTTAGACCTGCTACGTTTCAGGCATCCGCAACACTGGATGTTGTAAACTTGCGCCTTTTGCCAGGTGGAGGCTCAGGTGTGTTTCTGCCCGAAGTTCAAGCCTTGCCGACGTTTCTTGACACGCAGCAACAGATTATCGGGTCAACCTCAATCATCACAGCAGCGATTGATGCTTTGGAAGGCACACCCTCAGAAAATGAATTTGACGGCGCAAAAACTGTTTCAGCTATCAAGGAATTGGAAGCTTTCCGTCGAGGGTTGATTGTTTCCCGTATAGGGCAAAGCAATCTCATTAATATAGGCTTCCGCTCCGACGATCCGCAAACGTCAGCAAATACAGTGAATGCAGTTGTCGATGCGTATCTGGCCAAACTGGAACAGGACCGACTGGAAACCGCGGAAGCGGCAAGCGGCTGGCTTCAGGAGCAACTTCGTTCTGTCGGACCAAGGGCAACGGTTGTATCAGCGGCCTACCCGCCAATCCACAAGAGCAACACACGAGGTCTGCATATCATAGCTGTCGCGGGTATAATCGGTGGTTTCATAGGCCTGTTTTCCGCCCTTATGTTGTCTTTCTTTGACAAGCGTATCCGAAACCCAGAGCAGCTCGCCGGGATCATCGGACAGCCCTGCCTTGGAGTGGACAAGTCAAATCCTCAGACAAAAAAGAAGACTGGCGCTCTGGCCGCAGATAATGCCCCCCCGGCGTTTCACGCCAAGGGTGAGTTTGATAACTCGGCTCTGTTCAATGTTGCGTCGCTGATACAAAGTTCAGCTTCGGAAACCGGCAACCGTATGCGCTATGTCGGAATTACGTCACTGCAAAAGGAAAACAGCAGTACTGTGGTCTCCGAGCAACTAGCGCGTCTTATTTCAGCGCCTGATCACAAAGTCCTATTGGTTGACGCAGACCCGTACGGAAGTGGTACTTCGTCCGAAAACAGTATTTCGGAGAGTGGGCGAGGTTTGATCGATATGCTTGTGGGCAATGGCTCATTATCCGAAGAGAACGTCAAAAAGGAAACGGATACCGGTCTTTCGATCCTTTCCGTTGGCACTGTCAAAAACCCTCAACAGGCCGGACAACAGATCTGGTCCGATAGATTGCGGGAATTGAAACCCTCATTCCGCCAATATGATTTGGTGATTTTCAATTTGCCGCCGTTGTTTGCTTCAGCAGATGTTGGCGCGGCGTCCAAGTATCTTGATTCTATCGTTTTCGTCGCTGAATGGGCGAAGACATCACAATCTGACCTGGCAACCGCACTCGACTTGAACCCGGCCATTCATAAGAAAATTATCGGCTCCGTTCTGATAAATGCCAAAGAGAACCCGTTGATTTTTCTGTTTTCGCCAGTGGCAAATTTTTTGCGAAAGCAAAGGGTATTTCTATCCGGTGCCGCTAAGTGA
- a CDS encoding methyltransferase domain-containing protein codes for MNTFICRMGICGGERILDLGGAPQFWDDCPVPLNITIMNLPGYNSLIPPVSRHTITILEGDACHVKLPADNSFDIVFSNSVIEHVGDRLKRADMAKEVRRLAPLYWVQTPSIWFPVEAHCYMLFWWFYPEFVRRFFLRRWHNRLPAWTEMMMETTVVLKNELESLFPDAEIWTERKFGFTKSYVFYRRKAASELCKQEVLTVLNEGKVTNKA; via the coding sequence ATGAACACCTTCATTTGCCGTATGGGAATTTGTGGTGGAGAGCGCATACTGGATCTTGGAGGCGCACCACAGTTCTGGGACGATTGCCCTGTACCGTTGAATATTACCATCATGAATCTTCCGGGGTATAATTCTTTAATCCCTCCCGTATCTCGGCATACCATTACCATCCTTGAGGGAGATGCTTGTCATGTGAAATTACCTGCAGACAATAGCTTCGACATTGTCTTTTCTAACAGTGTGATAGAGCATGTCGGGGACAGATTGAAGCGTGCAGACATGGCGAAAGAAGTCCGACGTCTAGCGCCTCTGTATTGGGTACAGACGCCATCGATCTGGTTTCCCGTAGAAGCTCATTGTTACATGCTTTTTTGGTGGTTTTATCCTGAGTTTGTACGACGTTTCTTTTTGAGGCGGTGGCACAATCGCCTTCCTGCCTGGACTGAAATGATGATGGAAACAACCGTAGTCTTAAAAAACGAGCTGGAATCACTCTTTCCAGATGCAGAGATTTGGACAGAACGAAAGTTCGGTTTCACCAAGAGCTATGTTTTTTACCGTCGCAAAGCTGCTTCTGAGTTGTGCAAACAAGAGGTGTTGACTGTACTAAACGAGGGCAAGGTCACAAATAAAGCATGA